The Limnospira fusiformis SAG 85.79 genomic interval CAGAATATCCCTCGATCTCGCCATTATCGTTTAAATAGCTAAAGGGAACCGCATCAGTCCGTACACCCGCCCGCAGGACTCCAGTTCGTTCAATTTGTTCTAAAACAGTTTCCGCCGCTGCATATCCAGTAAAGCCCACACTCAGGATTAAGCTAAGTAGGGGAATTGCCAATTTTTGATTCATAGATCTAATTTAAATGGTGGGCGATTATCAAAAAAACCGAGTTAAAAACTTGGCCCAATTGGGGAAAGGAAATTGATGGTATCATAGCACTGTTGGCAAGGACAATCAAGCCAGTTAAATATTTAACCAGGTGGTGTCGAGATAATCGATTTGAACGTGGGGACTCAGGGCTGTTAGTACCTGTTTTCCATAGGTGCGACGAGTTACCCGACTATCTAATAGGGCTACGATACCTTGTTTGTGGCGAACGGGAGCGACAGCACCCTGTAACTCTCTTAAGGCGGCGGGGAGTAAATATAGCCGAAACCAGTCCTGGCGCTGCTGTTTGTAGTAGGCGACCGTCCCGGCTACTAGGGGATTTTCTAGGGAGGGTAAGGGTAAAGTGGCGATCGCTAACAAATGGGGAGAAACTAACTGATGCTGATGGTTTCGCCAAAATTGCCAACCCGTAACTAAAACCCCTGTTTCGCTGATAGCCGTGGTTTCCACCTGTACTAGGGAACCAAACTCAGAAGCTAACACCGCCGCCACTCTTCCTTTGAGGGGAATATCCTCAACCAATATAACTTTCAAACCACTAATATTGATACTCATACATAGTAAGGTCCGCAATTGCTCAATTAATGCCTTCTCAAACTGGGGTGTATTTGGCATGGGTATCCCAGAAGGTAGATAAAGTTGAATTAATTGGCTTTGGCGATCGGGTGTAAATTTCACACAGGTTAAATCCCCTAATCCCATGCTCTGACGATAAATGGGAGCGTTTTTATCCAAGTCTAAAGCGCCGCCAATCAAGACTACGGGTTGTTTTTCCCAAATGGGACTCAAGGCTGAAGCTACTTCTAGGGGACTGCAATATAATTTGAATGAACCCTGCGCGCGGTCAACTTCTACCCACTTTAGTTGATTTTCAGATAACCATTGATGGTAAAACTCGTGCCACCGAGAGTCTAAGCCTTGACTAGAGGTTTCGGCTGAGGTAGTAGTTGATTCTGTGGGTTGTGTAAGAGCCACAAACAGATTTTGGAGAATATCCTGTTCTTCGGAGTCGAGGAGATGACAACCATAAAGATTAGCTGGGTGCGCGAAAATTGAGCGAATTAGACGCACTTGGGTTAACTGGAGGGTGTCTCGCCATTCTGGTCGATTCTGGGTTAATAGGGTCCAGTCTGACCATTCTAAGGCGACGGTGAGGCGATCGCGACTCCACTGTTCTAAATCATCGGCACCATCAATAATGGTGGGAATATGTGGGGGAAAGTGCTGGTTTTCGCCTAGTCTATCTGCTAACCATATTTGAGGGGTGGTTAGTAGCAAACCCTGAAAATCTTGA includes:
- a CDS encoding helicase C-terminal domain-containing protein; this translates as MIEVEAHNLVRRLVQSVGDMDWPHYLTMTRLVARALRLGRSALIQTGVMPKVLDHPYRFSYLIPVLVGKKATVIVASESVIEQLLTVEVPKIQGITDADDQKLPLMAIQKGDRWPSQDFQGLLLTTPQIWLADRLGENQHFPPHIPTIIDGADDLEQWSRDRLTVALEWSDWTLLTQNRPEWRDTLQLTQVRLIRSIFAHPANLYGCHLLDSEEQDILQNLFVALTQPTESTTTSAETSSQGLDSRWHEFYHQWLSENQLKWVEVDRAQGSFKLYCSPLEVASALSPIWEKQPVVLIGGALDLDKNAPIYRQSMGLGDLTCVKFTPDRQSQLIQLYLPSGIPMPNTPQFEKALIEQLRTLLCMSINISGLKVILVEDIPLKGRVAAVLASEFGSLVQVETTAISETGVLVTGWQFWRNHQHQLVSPHLLAIATLPLPSLENPLVAGTVAYYKQQRQDWFRLYLLPAALRELQGAVAPVRHKQGIVALLDSRVTRRTYGKQVLTALSPHVQIDYLDTTWLNI